Proteins encoded in a region of the Dorea longicatena genome:
- the rplA gene encoding 50S ribosomal protein L1 — MKRGKKYVEAAKTIDRGTLYDVADAVSLVKKTATAKFDETIEAHIRTGCDGRHADQQIRGAVVLPHGTGKKVRILVFAKDAKAEEAKAAGADFVGGEELIPKIQNENWFEFDVVVATPDMMGVVGRLGRVLGPKGLMPNPKAGTVTMDVTKAIQEIKAGKIEYRLDKTNIIHVPVGKASFTEEQLTDNFQTLIDAINKVRPAAVKGQYLKSVTLTSTMGPGVKINPMKLV; from the coding sequence ATGAAAAGAGGAAAGAAATACGTTGAAGCTGCGAAGACAATCGACAGAGGAACACTCTACGATGTAGCAGACGCAGTATCATTAGTTAAAAAGACTGCAACAGCAAAATTCGATGAGACTATTGAAGCTCATATCAGAACTGGATGTGACGGACGTCACGCTGACCAGCAGATTCGTGGAGCAGTAGTTCTGCCACACGGAACTGGCAAAAAGGTTCGTATCCTTGTATTTGCAAAAGACGCTAAAGCAGAAGAAGCTAAAGCAGCCGGAGCAGATTTCGTAGGAGGAGAAGAACTCATTCCTAAGATCCAGAATGAAAACTGGTTTGAATTCGATGTAGTAGTAGCTACACCAGACATGATGGGTGTTGTTGGACGTCTCGGACGTGTACTCGGACCTAAGGGATTAATGCCAAACCCGAAGGCTGGTACAGTAACAATGGACGTTACAAAAGCTATCCAGGAAATCAAAGCTGGTAAGATCGAGTACAGACTTGATAAGACAAACATTATCCATGTGCCAGTAGGTAAAGCAAGCTTTACTGAAGAACAGCTTACAGACAACTTCCAGACGCTTATTGATGCGATTAACAAAGTAAGACCTGCAGCAGTTAAGGGACAGTACCTTAAGAGCGTAACTCTTACTTCTACAATGGGACCTGGTGTAAAGATCAACCCAATGAAGCTTGTTTAA
- the rpmG gene encoding 50S ribosomal protein L33, producing the protein MRTRITLECTECKQRNYNMTKDKKSHPERMETKKYCRFCKKHTLHKETK; encoded by the coding sequence GTGCGTACAAGAATCACATTGGAGTGTACAGAATGCAAGCAGCGTAACTACAACATGACAAAGGATAAGAAATCTCATCCGGAACGTATGGAAACCAAGAAGTACTGCAGATTCTGTAAGAAACACACATTGCACAAAGAGACAAAATAA
- the nusG gene encoding transcription termination/antitermination protein NusG, translating into MSEAKWYVVHTYSGYENKVKANIDKTIENRHLEDQILEVRVPLEDVVEMKNGVQKVSQKKMFPGYVLIHMIMNDDTWYVVRNTRGVTGFVGPGSKPVPLTDAEMAPLGIQREEVVMDYEEGDTVQVIAGAWADTVGVIQSINMQKQSLTINVELFGRETPVEIGFAEVKKM; encoded by the coding sequence ATGTCAGAGGCAAAATGGTACGTAGTTCATACCTATTCAGGGTACGAGAACAAAGTAAAAGCCAACATTGATAAGACAATCGAGAACAGACATCTTGAGGATCAGATCCTTGAAGTAAGAGTACCGCTGGAAGACGTTGTTGAGATGAAGAACGGTGTCCAGAAAGTATCTCAGAAAAAGATGTTTCCAGGCTATGTGTTGATACACATGATTATGAACGATGATACATGGTACGTTGTTCGTAATACAAGAGGTGTGACAGGATTTGTCGGACCTGGATCTAAGCCGGTGCCGCTTACAGATGCGGAGATGGCTCCTCTGGGAATCCAGAGAGAGGAAGTAGTCATGGACTACGAAGAGGGCGACACAGTCCAGGTAATCGCTGGAGCATGGGCGGATACGGTTGGTGTAATCCAGTCTATCAACATGCAGAAGCAGAGCCTTACTATTAATGTTGAGCTCTTCGGCCGCGAGACCCCGGTTGAAATTGGTTTCGCAGAAGTTAAGAAAATGTAA
- the rplK gene encoding 50S ribosomal protein L11: MAKKVEGYIKLQIPAGKATPAPPVGPALGQHGVNIVEFTKQFNAKTADQGDMIIPVVITVYNDRSFSFITKTPPAAVLIKKACNIKSGSGVPNKTKVATITKAQVEEIAKTKMPDLNAATIESAMSMVEGTCRSMGVTVTE, translated from the coding sequence ATGGCAAAAAAAGTAGAAGGTTATATTAAATTACAGATCCCAGCCGGCAAAGCTACTCCGGCACCACCGGTTGGACCTGCTCTTGGTCAGCACGGTGTAAATATCGTTGAATTTACAAAACAGTTCAACGCTAAGACAGCAGATCAGGGAGACATGATCATCCCTGTAGTTATCACAGTTTACAATGACAGAAGTTTCAGCTTCATCACAAAGACACCACCGGCAGCAGTTCTGATCAAAAAGGCCTGCAACATCAAATCTGGTTCAGGTGTGCCTAACAAAACAAAGGTTGCTACAATCACAAAAGCTCAGGTAGAGGAAATCGCTAAGACAAAGATGCCTGACCTGAACGCTGCTACAATCGAGAGCGCTATGAGCATGGTAGAAGGTACATGCCGCTCTATGGGTGTAACTGTAACAGAATAA
- the rplJ gene encoding 50S ribosomal protein L10 — protein MAKVELKQPVVQAIAEDVKDAVSVVLVDYRGLTVAEDTEMRKQLREAGVVYKVCKNTMMKRAFEGTDFAALDEHLEGPSAIAISKDDATAPARILCKFAKNAKALELKAGVVEGTLYDTDALNELAKIPSRDELISKLLGSLQSPITNLARVLNQIAEKGGADACEAAPAAEEAAEAPAAE, from the coding sequence GTGGCAAAAGTTGAATTAAAACAACCAGTTGTACAGGCTATTGCAGAGGACGTGAAAGACGCAGTAAGCGTTGTCCTTGTTGACTACCGTGGACTGACTGTTGCAGAAGATACAGAGATGCGTAAACAGTTAAGAGAAGCAGGCGTTGTCTACAAAGTTTGTAAGAACACAATGATGAAGAGAGCTTTTGAAGGAACTGATTTCGCAGCATTAGATGAGCACTTAGAAGGACCAAGCGCTATCGCAATTTCTAAAGATGATGCAACAGCTCCAGCAAGAATCCTTTGCAAATTCGCAAAGAATGCAAAAGCCCTTGAATTAAAAGCAGGTGTGGTTGAAGGAACATTATATGATACAGATGCATTAAATGAACTTGCTAAGATCCCTTCAAGAGACGAGCTTATTTCCAAATTACTTGGAAGCTTACAGTCACCTATCACAAACCTGGCACGCGTTCTCAATCAGATCGCAGAAAAAGGTGGAGCAGATGCTTGTGAAGCAGCTCCGGCAGCAGAAGAAGCTGCAGAGGCACCAGCAGCTGAATAA
- a CDS encoding CorA family divalent cation transporter, whose amino-acid sequence MRYVLGETLQEYQEEIMEKDRPSVFLATSQTARDCLEQAGMQYEGEINLKDVGFCKMETQQECLAGSLCIPKLLDILGERYKILFFINRHRIVIVDDDEFSYRLIRRIKRKKTRQGESKEKFIYNFMLEFISRDLELLGHYEKRIMDLEEGVMDGKIQGFQNAIMPIRRELLTLRSYYDEIMDMGKQLEENENGFFAKKQVKYFGVISDRADRLMSKASQLLEYAQQVRDAYKAQVDAQQNNNMQFLTVISTIFFPLTLITSWYGMNFHNMPELKHGYPGVIILSVVVMITCIIIFKRKKML is encoded by the coding sequence ATGAGATACGTATTAGGAGAAACGCTGCAGGAATATCAGGAAGAAATCATGGAGAAGGACAGACCATCGGTATTTCTGGCGACATCGCAGACTGCCAGAGACTGCCTGGAACAGGCCGGCATGCAGTATGAAGGAGAGATCAATCTGAAAGATGTAGGATTTTGTAAGATGGAGACTCAGCAGGAATGTCTTGCGGGTTCTCTTTGTATTCCAAAGCTTCTGGATATTCTGGGAGAACGATACAAGATCTTATTTTTTATCAACCGTCATCGTATCGTGATTGTGGACGATGATGAATTTTCTTACCGTCTGATCCGCAGAATTAAGAGGAAGAAGACGAGACAGGGAGAATCGAAAGAAAAATTCATCTATAATTTTATGCTGGAATTCATAAGCCGGGATCTGGAACTTCTGGGACATTATGAGAAACGGATCATGGATCTGGAAGAAGGTGTCATGGACGGAAAGATCCAGGGATTCCAGAATGCGATCATGCCGATCCGACGTGAACTTTTGACACTCCGCAGTTATTATGATGAGATCATGGACATGGGAAAACAGCTCGAAGAGAATGAAAATGGTTTCTTTGCCAAGAAACAGGTGAAATATTTCGGTGTTATCTCGGACCGTGCAGACAGACTGATGAGTAAAGCATCGCAGCTTCTGGAATATGCCCAGCAGGTAAGGGATGCTTATAAGGCGCAGGTAGATGCCCAGCAGAATAACAACATGCAGTTTCTGACCGTAATATCAACGATTTTCTTCCCGCTTACACTCATCACCAGCTGGTATGGAATGAATTTCCATAATATGCCGGAACTAAAGCACGGATATCCGGGAGTGATCATCTTAAGCGTTGTGGTTATGATTACCTGTATTATTATATTTAAGAGAAAGAAAATGTTATGA
- the rplL gene encoding 50S ribosomal protein L7/L12 has translation MAKLTTEEFIEAIKELSVLELNDLVKACEEEFGVSAAAGVVVAAAAEGGAAAEEKDEFDVELVSAGAAKVKVIKVVREVTGLGLKEAKALVDEAPKVIKEGASKAEAEEIKTKLEAEGAEVNLK, from the coding sequence ATGGCAAAGTTAACAACAGAAGAATTTATTGAAGCTATCAAAGAGTTATCTGTATTAGAGTTAAATGATCTTGTAAAAGCTTGTGAAGAAGAATTTGGTGTATCCGCAGCAGCAGGTGTTGTAGTTGCAGCAGCAGCTGAAGGTGGAGCAGCAGCAGAAGAGAAAGATGAGTTCGACGTAGAATTAGTTTCTGCAGGAGCAGCTAAGGTTAAAGTTATCAAAGTTGTTCGTGAAGTAACAGGACTTGGACTGAAAGAAGCTAAAGCATTAGTTGACGAAGCTCCAAAGGTAATCAAAGAAGGCGCTTCTAAAGCTGAGGCTGAGGAAATCAAGACTAAACTTGAAGCAGAAGGTGCTGAAGTTAACCTTAAATAA
- a CDS encoding zinc ribbon domain-containing protein: MRQCPNCKTNNPDDARFCNYCGMRLPESKEETLYSDLDELEEAPKTEFSDQEIEEESEKVIDEAKKLLNPDEKEEKEVFLQEEKKEERKEDEDTDTEQEQMKKQLTIPENLDRMIEEVTRQELEQELHRKIKLKEGSGKEQSHLDETEGVSEPTLMIGEKTEEEADEPTRMFTGDIGDFIKKKREYEDVPEEDAYEEILQSWERKRKEKKIKREREGKDPSRIPKFIKEKHSWSDLTAKQKKAVKRIVAGAAVFAAFCIFESYYGRPEAVAERYCKAYVKEDWKKTGHLSDLPKNGYATQDEYATYMKKNAVIGVEDYQIKETKENRQIKIESGGKQRAFTVEYKTKTQGKNKETVVLQKQKRQRLLLFANWKVSSDKMIANDFNLYIPAGSTAWIDGTKLTKNDKIKDDSDGLDQYKISLFEGDHKIRIDVPWFKTYKSEFKASDKGSTTISKMKVSQSGKKKLDKKMKEILNSYIKAAKEEKSFSQISGLFEKNSKYEKENKEFYDDLKEQLSSKDGYKADQITTDNYEGKYVISGVTGVVRGTLSYDYRVTYQKEDVTVGNMNGTVDGSSQMSAEFVYKDGNYQLRTVNPGSIWYRESQ, encoded by the coding sequence ATGCGTCAATGCCCGAATTGCAAGACTAACAATCCAGACGATGCCAGATTCTGTAATTATTGCGGAATGCGGCTTCCCGAATCAAAAGAGGAAACATTATACAGTGACCTGGATGAGCTTGAAGAAGCCCCGAAGACAGAATTTTCCGATCAGGAGATCGAAGAAGAATCAGAAAAAGTAATTGATGAAGCGAAGAAGTTACTTAATCCTGATGAGAAAGAAGAAAAAGAGGTATTCCTGCAAGAAGAAAAAAAAGAAGAAAGAAAAGAAGATGAGGATACAGACACAGAGCAGGAACAGATGAAAAAACAGCTTACAATTCCTGAGAACCTGGACCGGATGATAGAAGAAGTTACAAGACAGGAACTGGAGCAGGAACTTCACCGGAAGATCAAGTTAAAAGAAGGATCCGGTAAAGAACAGAGTCATTTGGATGAAACTGAAGGTGTCAGTGAGCCGACGCTTATGATCGGAGAGAAGACAGAGGAAGAGGCGGATGAGCCGACACGGATGTTTACCGGTGATATCGGAGATTTTATAAAAAAGAAAAGAGAATATGAAGATGTTCCGGAAGAAGATGCATATGAAGAGATCCTTCAGTCATGGGAAAGAAAACGCAAAGAAAAAAAGATAAAACGTGAGCGTGAAGGGAAGGATCCAAGCCGTATACCGAAGTTTATCAAAGAGAAGCATTCCTGGTCAGATCTGACAGCGAAGCAGAAGAAGGCTGTGAAAAGAATTGTGGCAGGAGCCGCTGTATTTGCGGCATTTTGCATTTTTGAAAGTTACTATGGACGTCCGGAAGCAGTGGCGGAACGTTACTGTAAGGCTTATGTAAAGGAAGACTGGAAAAAGACGGGACATCTGTCTGATCTTCCGAAGAATGGATATGCAACACAAGATGAATATGCAACATATATGAAGAAGAATGCCGTTATCGGTGTAGAGGATTATCAGATAAAAGAGACGAAGGAAAATCGCCAGATAAAGATAGAGTCCGGAGGAAAACAAAGGGCATTTACGGTCGAATACAAGACGAAAACTCAAGGTAAGAACAAAGAAACCGTTGTTCTGCAAAAGCAAAAGAGACAAAGACTGCTGTTATTTGCAAACTGGAAGGTATCTTCGGACAAGATGATCGCAAATGATTTTAACCTTTATATTCCGGCTGGATCGACGGCCTGGATCGATGGAACGAAGCTTACAAAAAACGATAAGATAAAAGATGATTCCGATGGCCTGGATCAATATAAAATATCGTTGTTTGAAGGAGATCATAAGATAAGGATAGACGTTCCGTGGTTTAAGACGTATAAATCAGAATTCAAAGCATCCGATAAGGGAAGTACAACAATCTCTAAAATGAAAGTATCACAAAGCGGGAAAAAGAAGCTGGATAAGAAAATGAAAGAAATTCTGAACAGTTATATCAAAGCGGCAAAAGAAGAAAAATCATTCTCACAAATATCAGGGTTATTTGAAAAGAATTCAAAATATGAAAAAGAGAATAAAGAATTCTATGATGATCTGAAAGAACAGTTAAGTTCAAAAGATGGTTATAAAGCGGATCAGATAACAACTGATAATTATGAAGGAAAATATGTGATCAGTGGTGTGACCGGAGTTGTGAGAGGAACGTTGTCTTATGATTATAGAGTAACATATCAGAAAGAAGATGTTACAGTTGGCAATATGAACGGAACGGTGGATGGAAGTTCGCAGATGAGTGCCGAATTCGTTTATAAAGACGGAAACTATCAGCTTCGTACAGTGAATCCGGGAAGTATCTGGTACAGGGAATCGCAATAA
- a CDS encoding tryptophan synthase subunit alpha, translated as MAAFSDGVIVGSAIVRIVAEHGADCVAYVKEYVQKMKAAVVEA; from the coding sequence ATGGCGGCATTTTCAGACGGTGTAATTGTGGGATCGGCAATTGTAAGGATCGTAGCAGAGCATGGAGCAGACTGTGTAGCGTATGTAAAAGAATATGTGCAGAAGATGAAAGCGGCCGTGGTAGAAGCATAA
- a CDS encoding DNA-directed RNA polymerase subunit beta — MEKNRIRPIKSGKSSRMSYARQKEVVQMPNLIEVQTDSYKWFLEEGLNEVFDDISPITDYSGKLSLDFVDFTLCEDEVKYTIDECKERDATYAAPLKVKVRLHNKETDEINEHEIFMGDLPLMTRTGTFVINGAERVIVSQLVRSPGIYYAIAHDKLGKKLYSATVIPNRGAWLEYETDSNDVFYVRVDRTRKVPITVLIRALGIGTNPEIIELFGEEPKILASFEKDAATNYQEGLLELYKKIRPGEPLAVDSAESLITSMFFDPRRYDLAKVGRYKFNKKLALKNRISGHVLAEDVASPMTGEVLAEAGTKITRELASTIQNNAVPYVWISVEETERPIKVLSNMMVDLDAVVDVDPEEVGVTEQVYYPVLAGILEETAGDIDELKDAIKRDIHDLIPKHITKEDILASINYNMHLEYGIGTDDDIDHLGNRRIRSVGELLQNQYRIGLSRLERVVRERMTTQDMEGISPQSLINIKPVTAAVKEFFGSSQLSQFMDQNNPLGELTHKRRLSALGPGGLSRDRAGFEVRDVHYSHYGRMCPVETPEGPNIGLINSLASYARINEYGFIEAPYRKINHDDPTNPVVTDEVVYMTADEEDNYHVAQANEQLDKEGHFVRKNVSGRYREETQEYERRMFDYMDVSPKMVFSVATALIPFLQNDDANRALMGSNMQRQAVPLLFTEAPVVGTGMEEKAAVDSGVCVVAEEGGTVERSTSTEITVRQDDGKLKKYKLTKFQRSNQSNCYNQRPIVFKGDRVEKGEVIADGPSTSNGELGLGKNPLIGFMTWEGYNYEDAVLLSERLVQDDVYTSIHIEEYEAEARDTKLGPEEITRDIPGVGDDALKNLDERGIIRVGAEVRAGDILVGKVTPKGETELTAEERLLRAIFGEKAREVRDTSLKVPHGEYGIVVDAKVFTREGGDEMSPGVNQSVRIYIAQKRKISVGDKMAGRHGNKGVVSRVLPVEDMPFLPNGRPLDIVLNPLGVPSRMNIGQVLEIHLSLAAKALGFNIATPVFDGANEIDIMDTLDLANDYVNLSWEEFEAKHKEELLPEVLQYLSDNREHRKLWKGVPISRDGKVRLRDGRTGEYFDSPVTIGHMHYLKLHHLVDDKIHARSTGPYSLVTQQPLGGKAQFGGQRFGEMEVWALEAYGASYTLQEILTVKSDDVIGRVKTYEAIIKGENIPEPGIPESFKVLLKELQSLGLDVRVLRDDNTEVEIMETSDMGETDFRSLIEGDRRYRNDDDEDFGKHGYSKQEFQGEELVDVEEEPESDDDFDMNFEENDDYDFGDSSDDE, encoded by the coding sequence ATGGAGAAAAACAGAATTCGTCCTATTAAAAGCGGAAAAAGTTCACGAATGAGTTATGCCCGACAGAAAGAAGTCGTTCAGATGCCTAACTTGATCGAAGTTCAGACAGATTCTTACAAGTGGTTTCTGGAAGAAGGGTTAAATGAAGTGTTCGATGACATTTCCCCAATCACAGACTACAGTGGAAAATTAAGCCTGGATTTCGTAGATTTTACTTTGTGTGAAGATGAAGTAAAATATACGATTGATGAGTGTAAAGAACGTGATGCAACATATGCAGCACCTCTGAAAGTCAAAGTAAGACTTCACAATAAAGAGACAGATGAAATCAATGAGCATGAGATCTTCATGGGAGATCTGCCGCTGATGACAAGAACAGGTACCTTTGTAATCAATGGTGCAGAGCGTGTTATCGTCAGCCAGTTAGTACGTTCTCCTGGTATCTATTATGCCATTGCACATGATAAATTAGGTAAAAAACTGTATTCAGCTACCGTAATCCCGAACCGTGGTGCGTGGCTGGAGTATGAGACGGATTCCAATGACGTTTTCTATGTACGTGTAGATAGAACAAGAAAGGTACCGATCACTGTGTTGATTCGTGCATTAGGAATCGGTACAAACCCAGAGATCATCGAACTCTTCGGAGAAGAGCCTAAGATCCTGGCAAGTTTTGAAAAGGATGCTGCAACAAACTATCAGGAAGGACTTCTGGAATTATATAAGAAGATCCGTCCGGGTGAGCCTTTGGCAGTAGACAGTGCTGAAAGTCTGATCACAAGTATGTTCTTTGACCCAAGACGTTATGATCTTGCAAAAGTAGGACGTTACAAGTTCAATAAGAAGCTTGCGTTAAAGAACCGTATCAGCGGTCATGTCCTGGCAGAAGATGTTGCAAGTCCGATGACAGGCGAAGTACTGGCAGAAGCCGGAACAAAGATCACAAGAGAACTGGCTTCTACAATTCAGAATAACGCAGTTCCATATGTATGGATCAGCGTAGAAGAAACAGAAAGACCGATCAAGGTTCTTTCTAATATGATGGTTGACCTTGACGCAGTTGTTGATGTTGATCCGGAAGAAGTAGGAGTTACTGAGCAGGTATACTATCCTGTACTTGCAGGAATCCTGGAGGAGACAGCAGGAGACATCGATGAGTTAAAAGATGCGATCAAGAGAGATATCCATGATCTGATTCCAAAGCATATCACAAAAGAAGATATCTTAGCTTCTATTAACTACAATATGCATCTGGAATATGGCATCGGAACTGATGATGATATTGACCACCTGGGTAACAGACGTATCCGTTCTGTAGGTGAGCTGCTTCAGAATCAGTACAGAATCGGTCTTTCTCGTCTGGAAAGAGTGGTTCGTGAAAGAATGACAACACAGGATATGGAGGGAATCTCTCCACAGTCCCTGATCAATATCAAGCCTGTAACTGCAGCAGTGAAGGAGTTCTTCGGATCTTCCCAGCTGTCACAGTTCATGGATCAGAACAACCCGCTTGGTGAGCTGACTCATAAGAGACGTCTTTCAGCGTTAGGACCTGGTGGTCTTTCAAGAGACCGTGCCGGATTCGAGGTTCGAGACGTACACTACTCTCACTATGGAAGAATGTGTCCAGTAGAGACACCTGAAGGACCTAACATCGGTCTGATCAACTCCCTTGCAAGTTATGCAAGAATCAATGAATATGGATTTATCGAGGCTCCGTATCGTAAGATCAACCACGATGATCCGACAAACCCGGTAGTTACAGATGAAGTTGTATACATGACAGCGGATGAAGAAGATAACTACCATGTAGCACAGGCGAACGAACAGTTAGATAAAGAAGGACACTTCGTACGTAAGAATGTATCTGGTCGTTACCGTGAAGAGACACAGGAATATGAAAGAAGAATGTTCGATTACATGGACGTATCTCCTAAGATGGTGTTCTCTGTTGCTACAGCCTTAATCCCATTCCTTCAGAATGACGATGCGAACCGTGCCCTGATGGGATCCAACATGCAGCGTCAGGCAGTACCGCTTCTGTTCACAGAGGCTCCTGTAGTAGGAACTGGTATGGAAGAAAAAGCAGCCGTTGACTCTGGTGTATGTGTAGTTGCTGAAGAAGGCGGAACAGTTGAACGTTCTACTTCTACAGAGATCACAGTTCGTCAGGACGACGGAAAACTGAAGAAATATAAATTAACAAAATTCCAGAGAAGTAACCAGAGCAACTGCTATAACCAGAGACCGATTGTCTTCAAGGGCGACAGAGTAGAAAAAGGTGAGGTTATTGCAGACGGACCATCTACATCAAATGGTGAACTTGGCCTTGGTAAGAACCCACTGATCGGATTCATGACATGGGAAGGTTACAACTACGAGGATGCCGTTCTGTTAAGTGAAAGACTGGTACAGGATGATGTATATACATCTATTCATATTGAAGAATATGAAGCAGAAGCACGTGATACAAAGCTTGGACCAGAAGAGATCACACGTGACATCCCAGGTGTCGGCGATGACGCACTGAAGAATCTGGATGAAAGAGGTATCATTCGTGTCGGAGCTGAAGTCCGTGCCGGAGATATCCTGGTAGGTAAGGTTACTCCTAAGGGAGAGACAGAACTTACAGCCGAAGAAAGACTGCTTCGTGCGATCTTTGGTGAGAAAGCCCGTGAAGTAAGAGATACTTCCCTGAAAGTACCTCACGGAGAATACGGTATTGTAGTAGATGCCAAGGTATTTACAAGAGAAGGCGGAGACGAGATGTCACCGGGAGTAAACCAGTCAGTTCGTATCTACATCGCTCAGAAGAGAAAGATCTCTGTCGGTGATAAGATGGCCGGACGTCATGGTAACAAGGGTGTCGTTTCCCGTGTACTTCCAGTAGAAGATATGCCGTTCCTTCCGAACGGACGTCCTCTGGACATCGTGCTGAACCCACTGGGTGTGCCTTCACGTATGAATATCGGTCAGGTCCTGGAGATTCACCTGTCCCTGGCTGCAAAGGCACTTGGATTCAATATCGCAACTCCTGTATTCGACGGAGCAAACGAGATTGATATTATGGATACTCTTGATCTGGCTAATGACTATGTCAACTTAAGCTGGGAAGAGTTTGAAGCAAAACATAAAGAAGAACTTCTTCCGGAAGTACTGCAGTATCTGTCAGACAACAGAGAACACAGAAAACTCTGGAAAGGTGTTCCAATTTCAAGAGATGGTAAGGTCCGCCTGCGTGACGGACGTACGGGTGAGTACTTCGACAGCCCTGTAACCATCGGACACATGCATTATCTGAAACTGCACCACCTGGTAGACGACAAGATCCATGCACGTTCTACAGGTCCTTACTCACTGGTTACACAGCAGCCATTAGGAGGAAAAGCTCAGTTCGGTGGACAGCGTTTCGGAGAGATGGAGGTATGGGCACTGGAAGCTTATGGTGCATCATACACACTGCAGGAAATCCTGACTGTGAAGTCAGATGATGTCATCGGACGTGTGAAGACATACGAAGCAATCATCAAGGGTGAAAATATTCCTGAACCGGGAATTCCGGAATCCTTCAAGGTATTGCTCAAAGAGTTACAGTCACTCGGACTGGACGTACGTGTCTTACGTGATGACAATACAGAAGTGGAGATCATGGAAACTTCCGATATGGGAGAGACAGATTTCCGTTCTCTGATCGAGGGAGACAGAAGATATCGTAATGATGATGACGAAGACTTTGGTAAACACGGATACAGCAAACAGGAATTCCAGGGTGAAGAACTGGTTGATGTAGAAGAAGAACCAGAATCAGACGATGATTTCGATATGAACTTTGAAGAAAATGATGACTATGATTTCGGCGATTCATCTGACGATGAATAG
- the secE gene encoding preprotein translocase subunit SecE codes for MSMSSKKTQKESWFKGLDREFKKIVWPDKMTVAKETAAVVSVSVVLGAIIALVDFFAQYGVDLLIK; via the coding sequence ATGTCGATGAGTAGTAAGAAAACTCAGAAGGAGAGCTGGTTCAAGGGTCTTGACAGAGAATTCAAGAAGATCGTGTGGCCAGACAAGATGACAGTTGCAAAAGAGACGGCAGCGGTTGTTTCTGTATCCGTGGTCCTGGGAGCGATTATCGCACTTGTAGATTTTTTCGCCCAGTACGGAGTAGATTTATTAATTAAATAA